A single uncultured Methanolobus sp. DNA region contains:
- a CDS encoding sodium:proton antiporter — MVEEGRKDKIILENLKYLNDSVLAILLLMPVTLVITFEALDDTGSLKWISIATWIVYLMGLWYVASRVFTLNKKLIEYIDKE, encoded by the coding sequence ATGGTAGAAGAGGGAAGAAAAGATAAGATCATTCTGGAGAACCTGAAATATCTGAACGATTCGGTGTTAGCCATATTGCTTTTGATGCCTGTTACCCTTGTCATCACTTTTGAAGCGCTTGATGATACAGGAAGCCTCAAATGGATTTCCATTGCAACATGGATAGTGTACCTGATGGGACTCTGGTATGTAGCTTCAAGGGTATTCACGCTTAACAAAAAGCTTATTGAGTATATTGACAAAGAGTAG
- the ilvE gene encoding branched-chain-amino-acid transaminase: MSELLIYYNGNFVPKSQATTSVYDHGFLYGDGVFEGIRAYNGRVFKLREHVDRLYDSARAIALNIPLSKEEMEEAILETLRKNNLTDAYIRPIVSRGVGDLGLDPRKCPVPNIFIISQEWGAMYGDLYEVGLTGVTVSVRRNSCDALSPNIKSLNYLNNILAKIEANEKGGDEAIFFDQNGYLSEGSGDNIFIIKNGKVYTPPTINNLKGITRATAIELLADLGIETHVENLGMFDLYTADEIFVTGTAAEAAPLVKVDGRPIGDGKPGPITKKMVAAFEKATTTTGTPINP; this comes from the coding sequence ATGAGTGAACTATTGATTTATTACAACGGTAACTTTGTTCCTAAATCACAGGCCACAACTTCCGTCTATGACCACGGATTTTTGTACGGAGACGGTGTGTTTGAGGGAATAAGAGCATATAACGGACGTGTTTTCAAGTTACGTGAGCATGTTGACAGGCTCTATGATTCCGCAAGGGCAATCGCTCTTAACATCCCGCTCTCCAAAGAAGAAATGGAAGAGGCTATCCTGGAGACACTCAGGAAAAACAACCTGACAGACGCATACATCAGACCTATCGTATCACGTGGTGTTGGTGACCTTGGTCTTGACCCAAGAAAATGTCCAGTACCAAACATATTCATCATCTCACAGGAATGGGGCGCAATGTATGGCGACCTCTATGAAGTTGGTCTTACCGGCGTTACAGTATCAGTCAGAAGGAACTCCTGTGATGCACTGTCACCAAACATCAAGTCACTCAACTACCTGAACAACATCCTTGCCAAGATCGAGGCAAACGAGAAAGGTGGAGATGAAGCAATATTCTTCGACCAGAACGGTTACCTCTCAGAAGGTTCTGGAGACAACATATTCATCATCAAGAACGGCAAGGTCTACACACCACCAACCATCAACAACCTGAAGGGAATCACCAGGGCAACAGCTATTGAGCTTCTTGCAGACCTTGGAATTGAGACCCACGTTGAGAACCTTGGAATGTTCGACCTCTACACCGCAGACGAGATATTCGTCACCGGAACCGCAGCAGAGGCCGCACCTCTTGTAAAGGTTGATGGTCGTCCTATTGGTGACGGAAAGCCAGGTCCTATCACAAAGAAGATGGTTGCTGCTTTTGAAAAGGCAACTACAACCACCGGCACGCCGATCAACCCCTGA